The Phycisphaerae bacterium genome contains a region encoding:
- a CDS encoding 2-C-methyl-D-erythritol 2,4-cyclodiphosphate synthase, protein MRCGIGYDIHRLTEGRALILGGVKIDYALGLAGHSDADVLLHAVTDALLGAAGLGDIGEHFPDTDPAFKDADSAELTGQVVRRIRELGFTIENLDTIIVAEKPKLAGYKSQIRGSLARILETPPARVNVKAKTTEGLGPIGEGRGIAAWAAVTLDRK, encoded by the coding sequence ATGCGATGCGGTATCGGCTATGACATTCATCGGCTAACGGAGGGGCGGGCGCTGATTCTAGGCGGCGTGAAGATTGACTATGCGCTGGGGCTGGCTGGTCACAGCGACGCGGACGTGCTGCTTCACGCGGTGACCGATGCCCTGCTGGGGGCGGCAGGGCTGGGCGATATTGGCGAGCACTTTCCGGATACGGACCCGGCGTTCAAGGACGCCGACAGCGCCGAGCTGACCGGCCAGGTGGTCCGCCGCATCCGCGAACTCGGCTTTACCATCGAAAACCTCGACACTATAATTGTCGCCGAAAAGCCCAAGCTGGCCGGCTATAAGTCTCAGATTCGCGGGAGTTTGGCCCGAATTCTGGAAACACCGCCGGCCCGGGTGAACGTCAAGGCCAAGACCACCGAGGGTCTTGGTCCGATTGGAGAGGGCCGGGGCATCGCCGCCTGGGCCGCTGTAACTCTCGATAGGAAATGA
- a CDS encoding FHA domain-containing protein, whose product MAHLEVYLPDGQVEHFELSKPTMTIGRSAEADIEIHEPVISRVHVRLQRTVSSRWIVADLDSRNHTFFQGRPIKSHVLASGDAVFLGSIKTVFRDPSGASDKPGDQTTFLPHGKGHSAAPSDVQAQRKHCSNCRAVLPAEAELCVNCGYNFATGEQMASAEDASSGTKTLLEFLDEEEAEAAPAPPPRSQRAAKLRPARRSGNAVALVIDWIVPLGLIGVFVLALLIRLELSSLVAAMGLVFNTVIILVAMALTTKIGSFQFDDFGPAIVKVLGIAAGIGLASFLAWPGDLIFIVILIFGLFKLLFEPDWIEWAVMSAVTTVLHLALVWGYLLEEFERTFKQMMGS is encoded by the coding sequence ATGGCCCATTTGGAAGTGTATCTGCCCGACGGGCAGGTCGAACATTTTGAACTCAGCAAACCGACCATGACCATCGGCCGGTCGGCTGAGGCCGACATCGAGATTCACGAGCCGGTGATCTCGCGGGTCCACGTGCGCCTTCAGCGGACCGTCTCCAGCCGATGGATCGTGGCCGATCTCGACTCGCGCAACCACACCTTCTTCCAGGGCCGGCCCATCAAGTCCCACGTGCTGGCCAGCGGCGACGCGGTCTTTCTCGGCTCGATCAAGACGGTCTTCCGCGATCCGTCCGGCGCCTCCGACAAGCCGGGCGACCAGACGACCTTTCTGCCTCACGGCAAGGGCCATTCGGCCGCGCCGTCCGACGTCCAGGCTCAGCGGAAGCATTGCTCCAACTGCCGGGCCGTCCTGCCCGCTGAGGCCGAACTGTGCGTCAACTGCGGCTACAACTTCGCCACCGGCGAGCAGATGGCCTCCGCCGAGGACGCCTCGTCGGGCACCAAGACGCTTCTGGAGTTCCTTGACGAAGAGGAAGCCGAAGCCGCTCCGGCCCCACCGCCGCGATCGCAACGGGCGGCCAAGCTGCGCCCGGCCCGTCGATCCGGCAACGCGGTGGCCCTGGTGATCGATTGGATCGTGCCGCTGGGCCTGATCGGCGTCTTCGTCCTGGCCCTGCTGATCCGTCTCGAGCTCTCATCGCTGGTGGCGGCGATGGGCCTGGTCTTCAACACCGTCATCATTCTGGTCGCGATGGCCCTGACCACCAAGATCGGGAGCTTTCAGTTCGACGACTTCGGCCCCGCCATCGTCAAGGTCCTCGGCATCGCCGCGGGCATCGGCCTGGCGTCCTTCCTGGCCTGGCCCGGCGACCTGATCTTCATCGTCATCCTGATCTTCGGGCTCTTCAAACTCCTCTTCGAACCGGACTGGATCGAGTGGGCCGTCATGTCGGCGGTCACCACCGTCCTGCACCTGGCGCTGGTCTGGGGTTATCTGCTCGAGGAGTTTGAGCGGACCTTCAAACAGATGATGGGAAGCTGA
- the priA gene encoding primosomal protein N' — protein MTKLEQEQLEFPQLQSARKAAPVQAQTRTALVATVAVDVPLDRVYSYSVPDELKDQVRPGMLVQVPLGPRQARYQGFVLTVSQQEFTTTLKPILAVLDERVLFDAKLLELGRWLSDYYVCPPGTAMAAMIPSAVLEGKRSSRVKPYIREALQVEPTFGLNEEQERVLERMLSAVRAEGFSVLLVHGVTASGKTELYVRAIKEALAMGKSAIYLVPEIALTTQMIHRLAERFEKVAILHSGLTDAQRRETWYAVADGRVKVIIGTRSAIFAPAPDLGVIVVDEEHEPSYKNIQSPRFNTRDLAIKRAQLEGLPVILGSATPALESFHNAQHNPHWQYLSLPKRVADLPMPSVSLVDMQQEMFERKGVHLLSRLMESRIDETLKAGKQTILLLNRRGYASFVFCPSCKFVMTCPNCKMNMVYHKSSGKAACHRCSARLVVPEKCDRCGHKMNKFGLGTQRIEEELKTKFPDARIARMDTDVMTKPQDYERTLGDFAAGKTDILLGTQMIAKGLDFPNVALVGVVSADMTLSMPDFRAAERTFQLVAQVAGRAGRADHAGTVVVQSYSLSSPAIQSALRHDYLKFAKQELFIRRKLSLPPLGRITRIVIQDARLTQVQQIAKDLAVALQQLAQRQFRGIAVFGPNPCAISRIRSRYRQQLLIKAPTADLMRKFLARARADGLLDISVRQVQVDVDPVDLM, from the coding sequence ATGACCAAGCTGGAACAGGAACAACTCGAGTTTCCGCAGCTTCAGTCGGCCAGAAAGGCGGCGCCGGTTCAGGCCCAGACGCGCACCGCCCTGGTGGCGACGGTGGCGGTGGACGTGCCGCTGGACCGGGTCTACAGCTATTCGGTGCCGGACGAACTGAAGGATCAGGTCAGGCCGGGCATGCTGGTGCAGGTGCCGCTGGGCCCTCGTCAGGCGCGATATCAGGGGTTCGTGCTGACGGTCTCGCAGCAGGAGTTCACCACGACGCTCAAGCCGATCCTGGCGGTCCTGGACGAACGGGTGCTGTTCGACGCGAAACTGCTGGAACTGGGCCGGTGGCTCTCGGACTACTACGTCTGCCCGCCGGGCACGGCGATGGCGGCGATGATCCCGTCGGCGGTGCTCGAGGGCAAGCGCAGCAGCCGCGTCAAGCCGTACATCCGCGAGGCCCTGCAGGTCGAGCCGACGTTCGGGCTCAACGAGGAACAGGAACGGGTGCTGGAACGGATGCTCTCAGCGGTCCGGGCTGAGGGCTTCAGCGTGTTGCTGGTCCATGGCGTGACGGCTTCGGGCAAGACCGAGCTCTACGTCCGGGCGATCAAGGAGGCCCTAGCGATGGGCAAGTCGGCGATCTACCTGGTGCCCGAGATCGCCCTGACCACGCAGATGATCCACCGTCTGGCCGAGCGGTTCGAGAAGGTGGCGATCTTGCACAGCGGGCTGACCGACGCTCAGCGGCGCGAGACGTGGTACGCGGTGGCCGACGGGCGGGTCAAGGTGATCATCGGGACCCGCTCGGCGATCTTCGCCCCGGCCCCGGACCTCGGCGTGATCGTGGTGGACGAGGAGCACGAGCCGAGCTACAAGAACATCCAGTCGCCGCGGTTCAACACCCGCGACCTGGCGATCAAGCGGGCCCAGCTCGAAGGACTGCCGGTGATCCTCGGGTCGGCCACGCCCGCTCTCGAGAGCTTCCACAACGCCCAGCACAACCCGCACTGGCAGTATCTCTCGCTGCCCAAGCGGGTGGCCGATCTGCCCATGCCGTCGGTCTCGCTGGTGGACATGCAGCAGGAGATGTTCGAGCGCAAGGGCGTCCACCTGCTCAGCCGGCTGATGGAGTCGCGGATCGACGAAACGCTGAAGGCCGGCAAGCAGACGATCCTGCTGCTGAACCGCCGCGGCTACGCCAGCTTCGTGTTCTGCCCGAGCTGCAAGTTCGTGATGACCTGCCCGAACTGCAAGATGAACATGGTGTACCACAAGAGCTCGGGCAAGGCGGCGTGCCACCGGTGCTCAGCCAGGCTGGTCGTGCCGGAAAAGTGCGACCGTTGCGGGCACAAGATGAACAAGTTCGGCCTGGGCACCCAGCGGATCGAGGAGGAGCTCAAGACCAAGTTTCCCGACGCCCGAATCGCCCGGATGGACACCGACGTGATGACCAAGCCGCAGGACTACGAGCGGACGCTGGGCGATTTTGCCGCGGGCAAGACGGATATTCTGCTGGGCACCCAGATGATCGCCAAGGGGCTGGACTTTCCCAACGTGGCGCTGGTGGGCGTGGTGTCGGCGGATATGACGCTGTCAATGCCCGACTTCCGGGCGGCGGAGCGGACGTTCCAGTTGGTGGCCCAGGTAGCCGGCCGGGCGGGACGGGCCGACCATGCGGGCACGGTGGTGGTCCAGAGCTACAGCCTGAGCAGCCCAGCCATCCAATCGGCCCTGCGGCACGACTACCTGAAGTTCGCCAAGCAGGAGCTGTTCATCCGCCGCAAGCTCTCGCTGCCGCCGCTGGGGCGGATCACGCGGATCGTCATCCAGGACGCCCGGCTGACCCAGGTCCAGCAGATCGCCAAGGACCTGGCGGTCGCCCTCCAGCAGTTGGCCCAGCGGCAGTTCCGCGGAATCGCGGTGTTCGGGCCCAACCCGTGCGCGATCAGCCGCATCCGCTCGCGCTATCGCCAGCAACTGCTCATCAAGGCGCCGACCGCCGACCTGATGCGCAAGTTCCTCGCGCGAGCCCGGGCCGACGGCCTGCTGGATATTTCCGTGCGGCAGGTGCAGGTGGATGTGGACCCGGTGGACCTGATGTAG
- a CDS encoding glycosyltransferase family 4 protein, which produces MPDTASDDAAEELGPVNVALLVDEDYVNRFGSLFGHMVIGLVDEVVNVTVVCPDPELLSRLPTGPTRIVPFRPSAWPWRYRAQLDTLVEQLDKYKVNVIHACSGTQGNLAYDLAQRMELPYLVTVTGLLQRECYWRLDRQRCAALIAISEPIRRMLAEAYGSVADRIRLVRPGCFCRVRPPRPSEGHSRTIVSAGFFDRQSGYDLLLRALAKMAENNVEYVAFLFGTGPQEYTLHRWARRAGLSSRVTFLPPIARWQGILDDTDVYVQPGRFHRLHSGPYEALARGCPVVATPETGFDLVVEGETGRLFPLGDEQALTDILTEWLTKPDSLVDISQRTSQFAKEHLSLRQEVMKLIELYRSALAR; this is translated from the coding sequence TTGCCGGATACCGCGTCGGACGACGCCGCAGAGGAGCTGGGTCCGGTCAACGTGGCCCTGCTGGTGGACGAGGACTATGTGAATCGTTTCGGCAGTCTGTTCGGGCACATGGTGATCGGTCTGGTGGATGAGGTGGTCAATGTGACGGTGGTGTGTCCGGACCCGGAGCTGCTGTCGCGTCTGCCGACGGGTCCGACCCGGATCGTGCCGTTTCGGCCGTCGGCTTGGCCGTGGCGGTATCGTGCCCAGCTCGACACCCTGGTCGAGCAGTTGGACAAGTACAAGGTCAACGTGATTCACGCCTGCAGCGGGACGCAGGGGAACCTGGCCTACGATCTGGCCCAGCGGATGGAGCTTCCGTACCTGGTGACGGTGACGGGGCTGCTCCAGCGGGAATGCTACTGGCGGCTTGACCGTCAGCGGTGCGCCGCCCTGATCGCGATCTCGGAGCCGATCCGCCGGATGCTGGCTGAAGCGTACGGATCGGTGGCGGATCGGATTCGCCTGGTGCGGCCGGGGTGCTTCTGTCGCGTGCGGCCGCCGCGGCCGTCGGAGGGGCATTCGCGGACGATCGTCAGCGCGGGTTTTTTCGACCGTCAGAGCGGCTACGATCTGCTGTTGCGGGCGTTGGCGAAGATGGCGGAGAACAATGTCGAGTACGTGGCGTTCCTGTTCGGCACGGGCCCGCAGGAGTACACGCTGCACCGCTGGGCCCGGCGGGCGGGATTGAGCTCGCGGGTGACATTTCTGCCGCCGATCGCCCGGTGGCAGGGGATTCTGGACGACACGGACGTGTACGTTCAGCCGGGCCGGTTCCACCGGCTGCACAGCGGGCCGTACGAGGCGCTGGCCCGCGGCTGCCCGGTGGTGGCGACGCCGGAGACGGGATTTGACCTGGTGGTCGAGGGCGAGACGGGGCGACTGTTTCCGCTTGGCGACGAGCAGGCCCTCACGGACATCCTGACCGAGTGGCTGACCAAACCCGATTCGCTGGTGGATATCTCGCAGCGGACGAGTCAGTTCGCCAAGGAGCACCTGTCGTTGCGGCAGGAGGTCATGAAGCTGATCGAGTTGTACCGCTCGGCGCTGGCGCGATGA